One part of the [Synechococcus] sp. NIES-970 genome encodes these proteins:
- the trkA_1 gene encoding potassium channel protein, TrkA family → MQSIEQKYGRLKEQLLLGLLMLMGLFLLGMGWFVAVEHWSWVDAAYMTIITLATVGFGEIHPLGDRSRIFTSILILLGLIAGGYIVNRFVEAMASGYFQEIRRLKEYQQQINELNNHYIVCGLGRTGQQVAKEFVAEKIAFVVIDLDPERIEIAEAENYICIQGDATLDQYLQAARIEQAIGLVAALTSDAENLYTVLSAKTLNPKIRAIARASTEEAIEKLRRAGADAVVSPYITGGRRLAAAALRPQVMDFVDGILTGTEHSYYLEEVRVDSNYSGYVGRSLSQARLRVKSGALVLAIRRQDGELIPGPTGDTLLLLGDVLICMGTAEQLRKLNSILLPVQTDGSLRPPNR, encoded by the coding sequence GTGCAGAGTATCGAACAAAAATATGGACGTCTCAAGGAGCAACTTCTGCTGGGTTTGCTCATGCTTATGGGGCTATTTCTCCTCGGCATGGGGTGGTTTGTTGCCGTTGAGCATTGGTCTTGGGTCGATGCTGCCTATATGACCATTATCACCCTAGCAACGGTGGGCTTTGGGGAAATTCATCCCCTCGGCGATCGCTCCCGGATCTTTACCAGTATTCTAATCCTGCTGGGCCTCATTGCCGGGGGATACATAGTAAATCGCTTTGTGGAAGCGATGGCCAGCGGTTATTTTCAGGAGATCAGACGGTTGAAAGAATATCAACAGCAAATTAATGAACTCAATAACCATTACATTGTCTGTGGTCTGGGGCGTACTGGGCAGCAGGTGGCCAAAGAATTCGTCGCAGAAAAAATTGCGTTTGTGGTCATTGATCTTGACCCCGAACGGATCGAGATCGCCGAGGCCGAAAATTATATCTGCATTCAGGGAGATGCGACCTTAGATCAATATCTCCAGGCGGCAAGAATTGAGCAAGCCATTGGCTTGGTGGCCGCCCTCACCTCCGATGCAGAAAATCTCTACACCGTGCTCTCGGCCAAAACATTGAATCCAAAGATCCGGGCGATCGCCAGGGCCAGCACTGAAGAAGCCATCGAAAAATTACGTCGGGCCGGGGCCGATGCCGTTGTTTCACCATACATTACCGGGGGGCGTCGCTTAGCTGCTGCCGCCCTCAGACCCCAGGTCATGGACTTTGTTGATGGCATTCTCACTGGCACAGAGCATTCCTATTACCTCGAAGAAGTCCGTGTCGATAGTAATTACAGCGGTTATGTTGGCCGTAGCCTGAGTCAAGCTCGCCTCCGGGTCAAATCCGGAGCTTTGGTGCTTGCAATTCGTCGGCAAGATGGGGAACTAATCCCTGGCCCCACGGGGGATACATTACTTTTGTTGGGCGATGTCTTAATTTGTATGGGCACGGCTGAGCAGCTGCGCAAACTCAACAGCATTCTGCTGCCCGTTCAAACCGATGGCTCCCTGCGGCCCCCCAATCGTTAG
- the argD gene encoding acetylornithine aminotransferase — translation MSPQTLLDHSPVETFDPAQFNQYVMNTYGRFPVAIAKGKGCRLWDTNGKSYLDFVAGIATCTLGHGHPALIEAVTAQIQKLHHISNLYYIPEQGELAQWIVEHSCADKVFFCNSGAEANEAAIKLVRKYAHTVSDFLEEPVILSAISSFHGRTLATITATGQPKYQKHFHPLPDGFAYVPYNDIRALEEAIVDIDEGNRRVAAVMLEALQGEGGVRPGDVEYFKAVRRICDENNILLVLDEVQVGVGRTGKYWGYENLGIEPDIFTSAKGLAGGIPIGAMMCKDACAVFNPGEHASTFGGNPFSCAAGLAVVKTLETENLLENATARGAQLRAGLKTLAQKYPYFSDVRGWGLICGMEIKTDLELTSIEVVKAAMENGLLLAPAGPKVIRFVPPLIVSEAEINEAIALLDQTLSAFTV, via the coding sequence GTGAGTCCCCAAACGCTACTTGATCATTCTCCAGTCGAAACCTTTGATCCGGCCCAGTTCAATCAGTATGTCATGAATACCTATGGGCGCTTCCCGGTGGCGATCGCCAAAGGAAAAGGTTGTCGTCTGTGGGATACCAATGGCAAAAGTTATTTAGATTTTGTGGCGGGGATTGCCACCTGTACCCTGGGCCATGGCCATCCGGCGCTGATCGAAGCGGTCACCGCACAAATCCAAAAACTCCACCATATTTCTAACCTCTACTACATCCCAGAGCAAGGGGAGCTGGCCCAGTGGATTGTAGAACACTCCTGCGCCGATAAGGTATTTTTCTGTAACTCTGGGGCTGAAGCTAACGAAGCGGCGATTAAATTAGTCCGCAAATATGCCCACACCGTTTCTGACTTCCTCGAAGAACCCGTCATTTTGTCGGCAATCTCCAGCTTCCATGGCCGCACCCTCGCGACCATTACCGCCACCGGGCAGCCAAAATATCAAAAGCATTTCCATCCTCTCCCCGATGGCTTTGCCTATGTGCCCTACAACGATATCCGCGCCCTAGAAGAGGCGATCGTCGACATTGACGAAGGTAACCGCCGCGTAGCCGCCGTGATGCTCGAAGCCCTCCAGGGGGAAGGGGGAGTACGCCCGGGGGATGTGGAATATTTCAAGGCAGTGCGGCGGATTTGTGACGAGAATAATATTTTGCTCGTCCTCGATGAAGTCCAGGTGGGTGTAGGCCGCACGGGTAAATATTGGGGCTATGAAAACCTGGGCATTGAACCCGATATTTTCACCAGTGCGAAAGGTTTAGCCGGAGGCATTCCCATCGGCGCAATGATGTGTAAGGATGCTTGCGCGGTATTTAACCCAGGGGAACATGCCAGCACCTTTGGCGGTAATCCTTTTTCCTGTGCTGCTGGTTTAGCCGTCGTCAAAACCCTGGAAACAGAAAATCTTTTAGAGAACGCCACCGCCAGAGGAGCACAGTTACGAGCTGGCCTAAAAACCCTCGCGCAAAAATATCCCTACTTTAGTGATGTGCGGGGTTGGGGCTTGATTTGTGGTATGGAAATCAAGACTGATTTAGAACTTACATCGATTGAAGTGGTCAAGGCTGCCATGGAAAATGGTCTCCTCCTCGCCCCTGCTGGCCCGAAGGTGATCCGTTTTGTGCCGCCGCTGATTGTCTCAGAAGCAGAGATTAATGAGGCGATCGCCCTATTGGATCAAACCCTCTCCGCCTTTACGGTCTAA
- a CDS encoding radical SAM domain-containing protein, which yields MRALLIYPVFPKSFWSFEKAIELIGRKALLPPLGLITVAAILPQEWEFKLVDRNIRDVTEAEWEWAEIVIMSGMIVQKYDILDQIEEAKRRGLKVAIGGPYATSFIQDLEGKADYLVLDEGELTIPMFIEALEKGEASGIYRSPEKPDVSMTPIPRYDLLELDAYSEMSVQFSRGCPFQCEFCDIIVLYGRKPRTKTPEQLIAELETLYNLGWRRTIFMVDDNFIGNKRNVKLLLKALEPWMEEKGYPFSFATEASVDLAQDQELMDMMTACNFGTVFLGIETPDENSLAVTKKFQNTRDPLSESVHKIISSGLRVMAGFIVGFDGETTGAAQRVVDFVQKSTIPTAIFSMLQVLPDTGLYHRLKKEGRLLEHNDSVGINQSTLMNFIPTRPVEEIAEEFVQGFWELYDPQKYLDRTYQHYRILGEAPCHKNPKPRKNPVKKHLEWRALYALAVICWRQGIVRKTRFSFWYYLAQMFIHNRRGVPSYLTVCAQIEHFLEYRQIVKEQIETQLVNYQAQMKKLDAAKAEASDGARAQSEAEAIAS from the coding sequence ATGCGTGCATTACTGATTTACCCTGTTTTCCCCAAGAGCTTCTGGTCCTTTGAGAAGGCGATCGAGCTCATTGGTCGCAAGGCATTATTGCCGCCCCTTGGCTTGATTACCGTTGCCGCGATTTTGCCCCAGGAGTGGGAATTTAAACTCGTAGACCGCAACATCCGCGATGTCACCGAAGCAGAATGGGAATGGGCAGAGATCGTGATTATGTCGGGGATGATCGTCCAGAAATACGACATCTTAGATCAAATTGAAGAAGCAAAACGACGGGGCCTAAAAGTGGCGATCGGCGGCCCCTATGCCACTTCCTTTATCCAAGACCTAGAAGGTAAAGCAGACTATCTCGTGCTCGATGAGGGGGAATTAACAATCCCCATGTTTATTGAAGCCCTAGAAAAAGGTGAAGCATCCGGGATCTATCGCTCCCCCGAAAAGCCCGATGTATCGATGACTCCCATTCCCCGCTATGACCTGTTAGAGCTAGACGCCTACTCAGAAATGTCGGTGCAATTCTCCCGGGGTTGCCCATTCCAATGTGAGTTTTGTGACATCATCGTCCTCTATGGACGCAAGCCTAGAACCAAAACCCCAGAGCAACTGATCGCTGAACTTGAAACCCTCTACAACCTCGGCTGGCGACGCACCATTTTTATGGTGGATGATAATTTCATTGGGAACAAGCGCAACGTGAAATTATTACTCAAAGCCCTTGAACCCTGGATGGAAGAGAAGGGTTACCCCTTCAGTTTTGCCACCGAAGCTTCAGTGGATTTGGCCCAGGATCAAGAGCTGATGGATATGATGACTGCCTGCAACTTTGGCACAGTCTTCCTCGGCATTGAGACCCCAGACGAAAACAGTTTGGCAGTGACGAAAAAATTCCAAAATACCCGTGATCCTCTCAGCGAATCTGTCCATAAAATCATCAGTTCTGGCCTACGGGTGATGGCTGGGTTCATTGTCGGGTTTGATGGTGAAACCACAGGGGCTGCCCAGCGGGTGGTGGATTTTGTCCAGAAAAGTACTATTCCTACGGCGATCTTTAGCATGTTACAGGTTCTACCTGATACAGGACTGTACCATCGCTTGAAAAAGGAAGGCCGCCTATTAGAACATAATGATTCAGTGGGCATTAACCAAAGCACCTTGATGAATTTCATTCCAACCCGACCGGTAGAAGAAATTGCAGAGGAATTTGTACAAGGTTTCTGGGAGCTTTATGATCCTCAAAAATATTTAGACCGCACCTATCAGCATTACCGCATCCTCGGAGAAGCGCCCTGTCACAAAAATCCGAAACCCCGCAAAAATCCAGTGAAAAAACATCTGGAATGGCGGGCCTTATATGCCCTCGCCGTCATTTGTTGGCGCCAGGGAATTGTGCGGAAAACCCGCTTTAGTTTCTGGTATTATCTCGCCCAAATGTTTATTCATAATCGTCGGGGCGTACCCAGTTATTTAACAGTTTGTGCCCAGATTGAGCATTTCCTTGAATATCGTCAAATCGTCAAAGAGCAAATTGAAACCCAACTGGTTAATTACCAAGCCCAGATGAAAAAGCTTGATGCAGCGAAGGCTGAAGCGAGCGATGGGGCCCGCGCTCAGTCGGAAGCAGAGGCGATCGCCAGCTAA
- the fbp gene encoding fructose-1,6-bisphosphatase, with the protein MGADPFNGKPMPDLSQSPSLDRDCTTLSRHVLQQLQSFAADAQDISAIMNRIALAGKLISRRLSRAGLMEGVLGFTGEENVQGESVKRMDVYANDVFISVFKQSGLVCRLASEEMEKPYYIPENCPIGRYTLLYDPIDGSSNVDINLNVGAIFAIRQQEGEDLDGEAKDLLQNGRNQIAAGYILFGPSTMLVYSIGTGVHSFILDPSLGEFILAEENIQMPKHGKIYSVNEGNFWQWDESIRDYIRYMHRHEGYTARYSGALVGDVHRILMQGGVFLYPGTTKQPEGKLRLLYETAPLAWLIEQAGGKASTGTMPLLDFVPTYLHQRTPTILGSVENVELVESFIREAERQTIGV; encoded by the coding sequence ATGGGGGCAGACCCATTCAACGGTAAGCCTATGCCAGACCTTAGCCAAAGCCCCAGCCTCGACCGCGATTGCACCACCCTTTCCCGCCATGTCCTCCAGCAGCTCCAGAGCTTTGCGGCCGATGCTCAGGACATCAGCGCGATCATGAATCGCATTGCCCTCGCCGGAAAACTCATCTCCCGCCGTCTCAGCCGAGCCGGACTGATGGAAGGGGTGCTGGGTTTCACTGGGGAAGAAAATGTCCAAGGGGAATCCGTCAAGCGCATGGATGTCTACGCCAATGATGTTTTTATCTCGGTGTTTAAACAGAGCGGTTTAGTGTGTCGCCTCGCCTCCGAGGAGATGGAAAAGCCCTATTACATCCCCGAAAACTGCCCCATTGGCCGTTATACCCTGCTCTATGACCCCATTGATGGCTCTTCTAATGTGGATATTAATCTCAATGTGGGGGCCATCTTCGCGATTCGGCAGCAGGAAGGGGAGGATCTCGACGGCGAAGCAAAAGATTTACTGCAAAATGGTCGGAACCAAATTGCCGCTGGCTATATTCTTTTTGGCCCTTCGACGATGTTGGTCTACTCCATTGGCACAGGGGTTCATTCTTTTATTCTCGACCCCAGCCTAGGGGAATTTATTCTCGCAGAAGAAAATATTCAAATGCCGAAGCACGGCAAAATTTACAGTGTCAATGAAGGAAACTTCTGGCAATGGGATGAATCCATTCGGGACTACATCCGCTATATGCACCGCCATGAGGGGTATACCGCCCGTTATAGTGGCGCCTTGGTGGGGGATGTCCACCGCATTTTGATGCAGGGGGGGGTATTTCTCTATCCGGGGACAACGAAACAGCCGGAAGGTAAATTACGCTTACTCTACGAAACGGCGCCTTTGGCTTGGCTCATTGAACAGGCCGGTGGCAAAGCGAGCACTGGCACAATGCCCCTCTTAGATTTTGTGCCGACCTATCTCCACCAGCGTACACCGACCATTCTTGGGAGTGTGGAAAATGTGGAATTGGTGGAATCGTTTATTCGGGAGGCAGAACGACAAACGATTGGTGTTTAG
- the malQ gene encoding 4-alpha-glucanotransferase, translating into MFQRRASGVLLHPTSLPGRFGIGDLGAEAYRFIDFLADSGQQVWQVLPLGPTGFGNSPYLCYSAFAGNPMLLNLEWLAAEGLLDEADLADCPDFPADQVDYDQAIAFKMPLLRKACKRFQEVATPERLAEFQTFCEEQIYWLKDYALFMAIKEAHGGKSWYDWAPELAWRDPEAIAKQTELLADQIFFHQYVQSEFFRQWSTLKSYANEKGIQIFGDLPIYVAHDSADVWGHPKIFRLDRETGAAKWMAGVPPDYFSETGQLWGNPVYNWRNLSRSRYAWWIERVKTMLAYVDIVRIDHFRGFEAFWAVPQGEETAMYGRWVKGRGDEFFALLKEQLGVLPIVAEDLGVITPEVEALRDKYALPGMKILHFAFDSDRANPFLPFNYTNRNCIVYTGTHDNDTTLGWFDKRSDEEKARVVDYLGCLCEEGVHWGLMRLALGSVANLAVFPLQDLLGLGSEAKMNTPGVAAGNWTWRYQPELLTEDLIGKLRYLVYLYGREPEYRGE; encoded by the coding sequence ATGTTTCAACGTCGTGCGAGTGGGGTTCTGTTACATCCTACGTCTTTGCCGGGTCGCTTCGGAATCGGTGATTTAGGGGCAGAAGCCTATCGATTTATTGATTTTCTAGCCGATAGTGGCCAGCAGGTCTGGCAGGTGCTTCCCCTAGGGCCAACGGGCTTTGGCAATTCGCCTTACCTCTGCTATTCGGCCTTTGCGGGAAATCCGATGCTCCTCAATTTAGAGTGGCTCGCGGCAGAAGGGTTATTGGATGAGGCAGATTTGGCGGATTGCCCGGATTTTCCAGCGGATCAGGTGGACTATGACCAGGCGATCGCCTTCAAGATGCCCCTATTGCGGAAAGCATGCAAACGTTTCCAAGAAGTGGCGACCCCAGAACGTCTGGCCGAATTTCAGACATTTTGTGAGGAGCAGATCTATTGGCTCAAGGACTACGCTCTGTTTATGGCGATTAAGGAAGCCCATGGCGGCAAGAGCTGGTATGACTGGGCGCCGGAGTTGGCTTGGCGTGACCCAGAGGCGATCGCCAAACAAACAGAATTGCTGGCTGACCAGATTTTTTTCCATCAATATGTACAATCAGAGTTTTTCCGGCAGTGGTCTACCCTAAAAAGCTATGCCAACGAAAAGGGCATCCAGATTTTTGGGGATCTGCCCATCTATGTGGCCCATGACAGTGCCGATGTATGGGGCCACCCGAAAATTTTCCGCCTCGACCGGGAAACGGGGGCAGCGAAGTGGATGGCGGGCGTGCCACCGGATTATTTCAGCGAAACGGGTCAACTCTGGGGAAATCCCGTCTATAACTGGCGTAATTTGTCCCGTAGCCGTTATGCCTGGTGGATTGAGCGGGTAAAAACGATGCTCGCCTATGTGGACATTGTGCGGATCGACCACTTCCGGGGTTTTGAAGCCTTTTGGGCGGTACCTCAGGGGGAAGAAACGGCGATGTATGGCCGCTGGGTGAAAGGGCGGGGGGATGAATTTTTTGCCCTACTTAAGGAACAACTGGGGGTGCTGCCCATCGTCGCAGAAGATTTGGGTGTAATTACCCCAGAAGTAGAAGCGCTGCGGGATAAATACGCGTTACCGGGGATGAAAATTTTGCACTTTGCCTTCGATAGCGATCGCGCCAACCCATTTCTGCCGTTCAACTACACCAATCGCAATTGCATTGTTTACACCGGCACCCATGATAATGACACCACCCTCGGCTGGTTTGACAAGCGCAGTGACGAGGAAAAAGCTCGGGTTGTGGACTATCTCGGCTGCCTCTGTGAGGAGGGGGTCCACTGGGGTTTAATGCGTTTAGCTCTGGGTTCTGTGGCAAATCTAGCGGTTTTCCCGCTGCAAGATCTGCTGGGTCTGGGGAGTGAAGCAAAAATGAATACTCCTGGGGTGGCGGCGGGTAATTGGACCTGGCGCTATCAACCGGAGCTGTTAACAGAAGATCTAATTGGCAAGCTGCGCTACCTCGTTTATCTTTACGGACGGGAACCGGAATATCGAGGCGAATAA
- a CDS encoding hypothetical protein (conserved hypothetical protein) has protein sequence MGRSLKKGAGWRLGWDPDPTRAFQGLVGTDDWAVELTAAEFIDFCRLLVQLAETVTSIAPELMAEERISIEAESDLVWLEIEGFADCYSLRMLLLTQRNIEGNWPAEVVSKLVMIARIFHQTKELPI, from the coding sequence ATGGGGCGATCGCTTAAAAAAGGAGCGGGTTGGCGGTTGGGCTGGGATCCTGACCCGACCCGTGCTTTCCAGGGACTGGTGGGGACTGATGATTGGGCAGTGGAGCTGACGGCGGCAGAATTTATCGATTTTTGTCGCCTGTTGGTGCAACTCGCTGAGACTGTTACAAGTATTGCCCCAGAATTGATGGCAGAAGAGCGCATCAGTATTGAAGCAGAAAGTGATTTAGTTTGGCTGGAAATTGAAGGATTTGCAGATTGTTATAGCCTACGAATGCTCCTTTTAACTCAGCGCAATATCGAAGGCAATTGGCCAGCAGAAGTTGTGAGCAAATTAGTGATGATCGCACGAATTTTTCACCAAACCAAAGAATTACCGATATGA
- a CDS encoding hypothetical protein (conserved hypothetical protein; probable ATPase involved in chromosome partitioning), translated as MIDSDLKKAWLSLSPDANEPEIAFKLVIPEILKIFGFNQQEVCQQYLTGRGAKAVDIAARKNTGEEDFSHTKQDATLIVELKKRQLDLSSSSNPYKNAVKQLKGYLHPTSVNCRQVNWGILTNANRIQLFRRHGRVVYPYTTNIELTAENIDEKISIIKTIIDNQQQALTVALYNNKGGVGKTTTAINLAGILSLPKPLGFGKKVLVVDFDPNQKDLSDLLNIQTEKLSLFDFYKDRKSLNINDVIAQYRFKEKFGFDIIPADEKFLNATGTDLASIPKGTLKKALSPLADFYDYILIDSPPGDSYFTHEALTAADVILMPSKHNGVASFKNAAMAMKSIFPALGKDRRAYFPELADPTPLPIFFNGESITPTAKAQAQNAIKAIVRQAKQEDQIDLMHFFFPKWTPAQENLEIFEMPSYAHIASAAFANRPAVFTSKVACEYYRNLVQEYFI; from the coding sequence ATGATCGATTCGGATCTCAAAAAAGCATGGCTGTCTCTTTCTCCTGATGCCAATGAACCTGAGATAGCATTTAAGTTAGTTATCCCGGAAATTCTAAAAATATTTGGATTTAATCAGCAAGAGGTTTGTCAGCAGTATTTAACAGGACGGGGAGCTAAGGCTGTTGATATTGCAGCGCGGAAAAATACTGGAGAAGAGGACTTTTCTCATACTAAACAAGATGCCACCTTGATTGTCGAATTAAAAAAAAGACAATTAGACCTTTCTTCTTCTAGTAATCCCTATAAAAATGCAGTCAAACAACTCAAGGGATACCTGCATCCGACTTCAGTAAATTGCCGACAAGTAAACTGGGGAATTCTCACTAACGCAAATCGAATTCAACTTTTTCGTCGTCATGGTCGAGTTGTATATCCTTACACCACAAACATTGAGTTGACTGCTGAAAATATTGATGAAAAGATTTCAATCATCAAAACAATTATTGATAATCAACAACAAGCTTTAACAGTTGCTCTCTACAACAATAAAGGAGGTGTAGGAAAAACAACGACAGCAATTAATCTTGCAGGAATTTTATCCTTGCCTAAACCACTGGGGTTTGGGAAAAAAGTTTTAGTCGTAGATTTTGATCCTAATCAAAAGGATCTTTCAGATTTACTCAATATTCAGACTGAAAAACTTAGCTTATTTGATTTCTATAAAGATAGGAAAAGTCTGAATATTAATGACGTTATTGCACAATACCGTTTTAAAGAAAAATTTGGCTTTGATATTATCCCAGCAGATGAAAAATTTTTAAATGCAACAGGGACAGACTTGGCATCAATTCCCAAAGGAACTTTAAAAAAAGCTTTATCTCCCCTTGCTGATTTTTATGATTACATTTTAATTGATTCACCTCCGGGAGATAGTTATTTCACCCATGAAGCTCTAACTGCTGCTGACGTAATTTTAATGCCATCTAAGCACAATGGTGTAGCCTCCTTTAAAAATGCAGCAATGGCAATGAAGAGTATTTTTCCAGCTCTTGGAAAAGATCGACGTGCTTATTTTCCAGAACTCGCAGACCCCACTCCATTACCGATATTTTTTAATGGTGAATCGATCACTCCTACTGCTAAAGCACAAGCACAAAACGCAATTAAGGCAATTGTTCGACAAGCTAAGCAAGAAGATCAAATTGATTTAATGCATTTTTTCTTTCCCAAATGGACTCCCGCTCAAGAGAATCTTGAAATTTTCGAGATGCCTAGCTATGCTCATATTGCCTCCGCTGCATTTGCCAATCGCCCGGCTGTCTTTACCAGTAAAGTAGCCTGTGAATATTACCGCAATCTAGTTCAGGAGTATTTCATCTAA
- a CDS encoding hypothetical protein (conserved hypothetical protein) produces the protein MKQEIGALLHLYLEEIQAGEPTEVHEFLIQSAAKAINEANDRNWIPLIVKQTGAEEYQVIANNFIFAAAQEAGLNKVWCIVADDSTVVQSSSQILAQEKISKVNLAKASRDEIKVALDYLIKRPVKPLSGVKIATATERIDAAPRKYWKESLTDVTNLKCGITRGNKLNIFKEVFYTTPEPLPDVITDPQLLATFNQTELKKMAKKRGLTGYSSLKKAALIKLLSEDGTPQG, from the coding sequence ATGAAACAAGAAATTGGCGCATTACTACATCTCTATCTTGAAGAGATCCAAGCAGGTGAACCGACGGAAGTTCATGAATTCTTAATCCAAAGTGCAGCAAAAGCAATCAATGAAGCAAATGATAGAAACTGGATTCCACTCATTGTTAAACAAACAGGGGCAGAAGAATATCAAGTGATTGCAAATAACTTTATTTTTGCTGCCGCGCAGGAAGCTGGACTGAATAAAGTTTGGTGCATTGTGGCGGACGATTCTACTGTTGTTCAATCATCATCACAAATTCTTGCTCAGGAAAAAATCTCAAAAGTCAATTTAGCGAAAGCATCCAGGGATGAAATTAAAGTGGCCCTTGATTATTTAATCAAGCGACCTGTTAAACCTCTAAGTGGTGTAAAAATTGCAACAGCTACGGAAAGAATTGATGCCGCACCTCGTAAATATTGGAAAGAGAGCTTAACAGACGTCACTAACTTGAAATGTGGTATTACAAGGGGTAATAAACTCAATATTTTTAAAGAAGTCTTTTATACAACGCCTGAACCATTGCCAGACGTAATCACTGATCCGCAACTTTTGGCGACTTTCAACCAAACAGAACTGAAAAAAATGGCTAAAAAGCGGGGACTTACAGGGTATAGCAGTCTAAAAAAGGCTGCTTTAATAAAGCTGTTGTCTGAAGATGGCACGCCTCAAGGGTAA
- a CDS encoding hydrolase, haloacid dehalogenase family gives MNAPTIVFCDFDGTITTVDTFGDALGKYAPAVAADILPGLYDRQITLREGVRKILEAIPSEQFGAFVGEVDDKPVRQGFSEFLQFLGDRQVPIVVVSGGLVPMVERVLARLGSDGKPLRTHIETVAAMDIDTLDPYFKIIAPFEGGTEMVEKVQVMGKYQYQKAIAIGDSLTDINMALKADLVFARDRLQEYLGEEGKTYVPWETFDDIRHYLETNGFPA, from the coding sequence ATGAACGCTCCAACGATTGTATTTTGCGACTTCGATGGCACAATCACGACCGTCGATACCTTTGGTGATGCCCTCGGCAAATATGCCCCGGCGGTGGCCGCCGACATTCTCCCAGGACTTTACGATCGCCAAATTACGCTGCGGGAAGGAGTGCGAAAAATCCTAGAGGCAATTCCTTCTGAGCAGTTTGGGGCTTTTGTCGGCGAGGTAGATGATAAACCCGTGCGCCAGGGCTTTAGTGAATTTTTACAATTTTTAGGCGATCGCCAAGTGCCGATCGTGGTTGTTTCTGGCGGCCTCGTACCGATGGTGGAGCGAGTGTTGGCCCGCTTGGGCAGCGACGGCAAACCCCTGCGCACCCATATTGAAACCGTGGCCGCGATGGATATTGACACCCTAGACCCCTACTTCAAGATCATTGCGCCCTTTGAAGGGGGGACAGAAATGGTCGAGAAAGTGCAGGTGATGGGAAAATACCAATACCAGAAGGCGATCGCTATTGGTGACTCTCTCACAGATATCAACATGGCCCTAAAAGCGGATTTGGTTTTTGCGCGCGATCGCCTCCAGGAATATCTCGGCGAAGAAGGGAAAACCTACGTCCCCTGGGAAACCTTTGATGATATCCGCCACTATCTGGAAACCAACGGCTTTCCGGCCTAA